The Mesorhizobium sp. AR02 genomic interval GCGGTTCGGGTTTCAGAGCCCGGTGATCATCAATGCCGACAATGTCGTCCTTGCCGGTCACGGCCGGATCGAGGCTGCAAAGTTACTTGGCTTGGCTCTCATTCCCTGCCTTCGGGTCACTGGCCTCTCCGATGCCGAGGAACGCGCCTTCGTCATCGCCGACAACAAGATCGCGGCGAATGGAGGTTGGGACCGGGGCATCCTTGCAGAAAGCTTGCATGCCCTAATGCTTGACTTGCCGCAACTGGAGATTCCGGACGACTTATCGATCACGGGATTTGAGAGCGGCGAGATCGAGGCAATCCTGTCCGATCATGAGCTTTCCGCAGCCGACCCCGCAGATGATATCGGCGTCGCTCCAGCAGGCAGCCCTATCGTCACTCGCCGTGGAGATCTTTGGCTGCTCGGCGACCATCGCCTGGTCTGCGGCGACGCTCGGGACCCTGCTTCGGTGGACAAACTTATGGCCGGCAAATGTGCCGATGTCGCGATAATCGACCCACCCTGGAATGTCGAGGTCACCGGACATATCGGTGGCCGGGGAAAAACGCGGCATGCCGAGTTCGCCTTTGCTTCCGGCGAGATGAACGGTCGCCAGTATCGCCGCTTCCTGGCAGCCTCGCTGAAACGACTGATGGCGGCCTGCAAGGACGGTGCGCTCATTTATGTCTTCATCGATTGGAGACATATCGAGGTTCTGTGCGAAGTTGGGCGCACCGCCGGTCTCGTGCTGCGCAATATCTGCATTTGGAACAAGACCACTCCGGGACAAGGATCGTTCTATCGATCTGCGCATGAACTGGTCGTTGTGTTCCAAAAACCTGGGGCGGCGGCGGTCAACAACATCGCACTGGGCAAGTTCGGCAGGTCCAGAACCAACGTTTGGACATTTGCCTCTCCTAACAAATTCAAGGATACCAACGACCCGCTCAGTGGGCATCCGACTCCGAAACCGGTCACGATGATCGCCGAAGCGATCAAGGACGCATCACACCGCCGCGGCATCGTTCTCGATAGTTTTTTGGGATCGGGCACCACCATCCTGGCCGCCGAGAAGGTCGGTCGGCTCGGCTACGGCATCGAGTACGAGCCGGTCTACTGCGATCTGTCCATTCGGCGATGGCAGGCATTCACCGGCAAAGACGCCGTCCTGTCGACGACCGGCCAGACGTTCGATGAGATCGCAGCGGCAGCTCAACCGAATGGGCCGCCAGCAATACTCAAAGCGCCTTTTTCTGTCTGAACGAGCAGTCGCTTGATGACGCCGCTGAAGGCGGTCTGCTGCACAAACCCAATTCGAAAATAGAGTACGTTCATGACAAAATCCCGCAAAAACCCTGATGCCGAGATCGGGTATGGCAAACCTCCGCGTGAATATCGATACCCGAAGGGGGTCAGTGGCAATCCGCGTGGCCGGCCTAAAAAGCACCAAACCGTCGGCGAGAAGTTTGAAGCCGCACTCAACCGGATGATGACCATCCACGAAGCTGATGGGCCACGGCAGATCAGCGTCTTCGACGGCGTTGTCCACGCAGCATTTGCTGCGGCCTTGAGAGGCAACTTGCGTGCTATCGACCTGGTCCTTCGGCTTTACGAGCGCTACCGGGACGACGCAGCAACGACGATCGATCCGAAGGATCTTAGCGCCGCTGACCGAAAAATCCTCGACAACTATATGCGCCGCGTTCAGACCCGCGCTGCGTCCAGCAGTTCACCAGTGCCTTCGAATTCCGATGAGGAAGAGAAGGATTGATCATGACGCACTCAAGCGGGAGGTTCGACCGCAACCTGCTCGATGCAGCGCTGCGGACCGATTTTGCGGCTTTCATCGAGGCAGCTTTCCACCTGCTGAATCCAGGCACCGACTACGCGCCGAACTGGCATATCGATGCGATTGCTCATCATCTGGAGCTCGTGAGGCTCGGCACGGTTCGAAGGCTAATCATCACCATGCCGCCGCGAAGTCTGAAATCGCTTTCGGCGTCAATCGCGCTTCCGGCCTTCATCCATGGGCATGATCCGACCCGCAGCGTTATTGGCGTCACCTATGCGCAAGACCTCTCGAACAAACTCAGCAGGGAGTACCGCTCGCTCATAGCCTCGCCGTTTTACCGACGGCTGTTTCCTCAGACGCGCACCGATGCTCGAAAGGATTCAGAATCTGAGGTCACGTTGACTGCAAAGGGGGGCCGCCTGTCTACATCGGTTGGCGGCACACTGACCGGCCGCGGCGCCGACTTTATAATCCTGGACGATCCGTTGAAGGCCCAGGATGCGTCGTCTTCCGCAAAGCGCGATGCCTTGAACAACTGGTATGGATCGACCTTGGTATCGCGCCTAAACGACAAGGAAACCGGCGCCATCGTCATCGTCACTCAGCGTCTGCACAGCGACGATCTGATCGGATACATTTTGGCGCAGTCCGAAAGCTGGACAGTGCTTGATCTGCCGGCAATCGCCGACCAGACTGTCAAGATCAGTATCGGCGGCGGCGCATATCACATGTTCCGAAAGGATGAGCTTCTCCATCCGGCCCGAGAATCTCGGACTGTCCTGGACGACTTGCGAAAAGAACTCGGCAGCGAAGCTTTCGCCGCCCAGTATCTCCAGCAGCCGGTGCCGCCCGGTGGCGCAATGTTCCAACGGGCTTGGATCCAGCGCTATTCTAACGCGCCAAGCTTTACCTTCGGTGACGAAATCATCCAGTCTTGGGACACTGCAGCCAAAACCTCACCCGATAATGATTGGTCCGTTTGCACAACTTGGCTGCGACGGGAGGGCAATCACTATCTGCTCCACGTCCATCGTGAGCGCCTCAATTATCCGTAAGCGCTCATTTCCCCGCACATTGACGGCCCTTGCAACAACTGATCGCTTTCAGACGGACGCGTCGGGTCAGGCTGCGGCGGCTTTGAGGAAGTTGAAGGGCAGGAGATCGTCGATAGCCACGTTCTCGGGGCGCTGAGGCAGTTCAGTGAGGACGTGGCGCAACCACGCTAACGGCTCGACGCCACAGGCGCGGCAGGTTAACATCAGGCTGTAGACGATGGCGCTGGCCTTGGCTCCGTCGACAGTATCGCTGAACAACCAACTCTTCCTGCCAGTTGCAAAAATCCTGATGTCGCGCTCCAGAAGATTGTTGTCGATCGGCATGCTGCCGTCCTCGGTGTAACGCGTCAGATATCCCCATTGGTTCAGGGTGTAGGAGACGGCGTCGCCGAGCTTGCTGTCCGGCAAGACTTTTGGGGCGATGTCGTCGAGCCATGCCTTGAGAGCATGGAGGATGGGGACACTATGTTGCTGGCGGAAGCGGCGAATGCAGTGATCTCGCGTTTCGCCGTCATCGGGGATTTCGTTCCGCGCCTGCCTTTCAACTCGGTAGAGCTGTTCGAAGAACCGGAGTGCCTGTTCCGGCGGCCCGCCGCCTTTCTTCCTCGCCTTTAGGGCATCGACGAAGCGCCGCCTGGAATGGGCCATGCATCCAAGATGCGTTGCCCCTTCCAGCGTGCGCCAGGCGGAATAGCCGTCGCTCATCACGATGCCGCGGTAATCGCCGAGGAAGGCCTGCGGGTGTATCTGGCCGCGGCCCGGCTGATATTCGAGCAGCACGATCGGCTCGTCACTGTCCTGGCCGCTCCGGTATGCCCACATGTACGAGGTGCTGGCGGCCTCTCTGTCCATTTCCTTCAGCACCTGGACCGTGGTCTCGTCACCATGGATGAGGGGCTGCGATCTGAGCCGCAGCTTCAGCGCGTCATAGATGCGGGAGAGATGCTTTTCGCTCGAGCCGATCACCCAGTGGCCCAGAGCGCCTCGGCTGACAGGAACGCCGGCGCGCTCGAATGCCTGCGCCAGGCGGTAGAGCGGTGTGCCGTCGACATACTTATGAACGAGCGCGAAGGCCAGCGTCGAGGCCGTAGCGATGCTGCCCGGCAAAGGTTGCGTGGGCATCGGCGCGGTCACGACCGGCGTGCTGATCCCGGTGCGGTCGCAATGACGGCAAGCATATTTGAACCGCACATTCTGCAGGACCTTCGCCTTCACCTCGATATGAAGTTGCTCGGTAACGGTCTCGCCCATGCGATGCATCTGGTGACGGCAGCAAGGACAAGCCTTCTGGGCGTCGGGAAGGTCATACTCGACACGCTCGCGCGGCAGGTTTTCCGGCAAGGCCTTGCGGCCGCGCTTCTTTCCCGTCGCCCCTTCGCTCGCCGGCAAGCCCGTGTCCGGCAGGACAACGACATCGCCATCTTCGTTGTCGGCGGCGTCCTCATCCGCGGCCTGTTCGGCTTCATTGAAGAGGCGGTCAATGTGTTTTTCACTGCGCGGCGCAAAACGATGCAGTCGTGCAAGCGCCAGCTCTTCCTCGAGTTTGACGACGCGTTCGGTGAGTTGACGGTTCTCCGCCCGAAGCGCAGCAATACGCGCCATCAACTCTTCAACAGTCGGTTCGCCGGGTCGATTCATCAGATTCTTGAATCGAAAGCATGCCGGCGCGTCAATCGCTCAATTCGAGAGCCCTCAACCGGCAACCTGATATTGCCGCACCGGATGGCGGACCATCGCATCGATATCGATGCCGTCGAGGATCCAGTGCAATTGCTCGGTCGTAAGCGTGACCACCGCTGCCTCCCGGCGCGGCCACCGGAACTTGTCCTCGGTCAGCCGCTTCAGGACCAGCACGAAGCCGGACCGGTCAAAGAACAAGAGCTTCATCCGGTCGCGACGGCGATTGCAGAAGGCAAAAACCGCTGGAGCAAACGGATCGAGCGCCATCGTCTCTTGGACCAGAACCGCAAGGCTGTTGATGCCGGCCCGGAAGTCGATCGGCTCGCGGTGCAGGTAGACTTTCAGGTCAGCGCCCAGTCTGAACATGACCCAGTGCTCCGATGGTCGCCGTCAATGCATCCACATCACCGCATTCCAGCGTCAACTTCACGCCGTTCGGCAGTGACGCGCTCACCTTGGCTGGAGAGGAAAAAAGCGCAGCCCTTTTGGCTTCCGACCCATGCACTTCATCACAGGTCGCCGGCAAATCCACCGCAGCCATGCTGCTCTGTCGCAGCAAGACCCGATCGGAAGTGCTTTCAATCTGAACCGGGATGAACGCCGGTGATGAGGACGGCGGGAGGGACTGGGTCTCAGTGCGCTTCTTTATCCACTTCCGAAGAAGGTTCGCATTGACCCCATGTTCGAGCGCAAGCCTCGATACCGACACGCCAGGCTCAAGGCAGGCCGAGACAAGACGGTCCTTCGATGCAGGGTCGTATCGGCGTCGCCCGTTCCGACCAACAAGCCTTACCTGCAATTTCTGATCATCTTCTTCCATCACAAGGTGTCCACCTATTTGGGTGGACACCTCATGCATCAGAGCACTCAACAGCAAAAGGTGCGGGGAAATTCGCGCTTACAATTATCCCGACTTGAAGTCAAAAGCTTTGGAACTCGCACGTCGCTATGAACCGCTGATGGTACTGGTCGAGGACACCGGCGTGGGCATCGGGCTCGTTCCGGAACTCCGAAATGAAGGCGTCAATGTCTGGCCGGTCAAAGCGGTCGATTCAAAGGAAGTCCGTGCTTCACTCCAGACTGCGATGTTCGAGGGCGGGCGCGTCTATTTTCCAAAGCAGGCGACCTGGCTCGATGCATTTGAGGCCGAGCTGTTCGCGTTTCCGGGCGGCAGACACGATGATCAAGTCGATTCCGTCGTTCAGGCCTTGGCCTACAAGCCCATAGGATCGGTGACCAGAACGATTGCAATACCAATGTGACTAATGGCTAGTTATGAGCAGCGATCGGGCCAGGACTGCGACTGTCTGGTATTGTCCGCTGCACGTAAGGCGATCCTCTCATCAATTGGTATCTCTCGAGCGACGCCAATGTCGATCTCGATACGGTCAAGCCGAATTCGGGTTCAGATTGAAGTCCCTCGAAATCTCGCGATACGAATGGTGCCTGTGGCTGGCACCAGGCCACCGATGGAATGAAGAAGATATCCGGGTCAGCCTGACCCTCCTGGAGCACTACCAAAGCAAGGTAGCGATTGGGCCCGATTGCAAAATGCTTTTTGCGCATAAAAACGTAATTTGGCTTGGAAAGTCGGACGGTTTTGACCTGAACTTCAGCAAACTGCACTGGATCGCCCTCGATCCGCACTACGAGATCAACCGCACGGTCATCGACCGCAGGCAAATAAACGTCAAAGCTTCTCTGTGTCAGAGCCATCGTTGTCAGCTGTTCGCCCCAACGCACACTTGCCTCATCTGAGCGGGACCAGCGCTCTCCGAATTCAGGCCGAATGATCATTTCGGAATGATAGTGTGGCCGCGCACATGATAGATGTGCTCCCCGGTCTCGATAGAAATGTTGCCTGTGATGTTGCAGCCAGATCCTGAGAGAGTCACCGTAAAGGCCTCATTTGAAAGATCTTTGGCGAAGTAGCTGGCTCCCGCGGCGCCTCCCAGCAAGAGCACAAGTGGAACGGCCAAAGGTTGGCGCAGGCGGCCATGCCGCCATGGGTTCGAAATCGCCGAATTGGATGTCCGTCTCGATGGACCCATTTCATCAAAATAGAGCTTGTCGATTTCCAGCATAAAAATAGGAATGCTCATATTTTCACGACGGCCACTATGCGTGTCCGTCAGTGTTCCTCGGCACGCCGATGGCTAGTTGCGAGCAGCGATCGGGTCAGGACTGCCACTGTCTGGTCTTATCTTCGGCACGAAAGGCGAGCCTCTCATCAATCGGTATTTCTCAAGCAATTGCAAAGTCGACCTCGATACAGTTAAGCCGAATTCAGGGTCGGATTGAAGCCCTCAAAATCTCGCGATACGAATGGTGCCTTCGGCTCGCCCCAGGACATTGATGGTATGAAGAAGATATCCGGATCAGCCTGCCCCTCCTGGAGCACTACCAGAGCCAGGTAGCGATTGGGCCCGATCGCAAAATGCTTTTTGCGCATGAAAATATAACTCGGCTTTGCCAGCCTGATCGTTTTGACCTGGACTTCCGCAAACTGGACCGGATCGCTTCCGATCCGCACTATGAGATCAACCGCCCGGTCATCGACACAAGGTGTATAAACGTCAAAACCTCTCTGTGTCAGGGCCATCGTAGTGAGTTGTTCGCCCCAACGCCCACTCGTAGCTTGTCCAGTCCAGACCAAGATCCACCATCGAATCCAACCATAGTCGCCGCCTCCATACAGTCGCGCAAACAGGCTCGCGCCTGTCACGAAACATAGCGCCGATAGCTTAAATCATGGTGTCATAGAACGTGGTTTCTTGAACGACCCGCCGGCCTTCTCCTCCCATGGACGTTCGCCAACTCGTCGCTTGGAACCTTCGCCGGCTGCGCGTGGCAAACAACATTTCGCAGGACGAGTTGGCGTTACGAGCCGAAGTCGAGAGCGCCTATGTCGGACATCTCGAACGTGCGACAAAGAACCCGACGATCGAAACTCTCGAGCGCCTTGCAGACGCTTTAAAGGCCCCTATCTCTGAATTGTTTGTCGAGCCGTCGCATGACCAAAAGCGACCGGAGCCTCTGCGCGCCGGCCGAAGGAGGGGTGAGCGATAGCGACGAGAGGTAAGGAACTGTCGCCTCGCTATGAAGTGGCTAGCTTCACACCCGAGCTTCGCCCGGCTTTCAGACAAAGTTGGCACGGTCGCCCGTCGAAGTGTGACGCGTTAGTTCAACATATAGATGAAGATCGGCAGTTACACGGCACTTAGCTTGCCCGTGAGGCGCGCTGAGAACAGTTCGTCATATGGCGACCCAGCGGTAACGAATGCAGACGGTTCCACTTAATCTCGTAAACCGCTTCAACTGACTCTCGACTAGTCAGCGCCTGAGCTGATCGCAAGCCTCCTGTCAACTTCGACCTTCCCTTTGATGCTAGACTGGATCCAGGAGCACTTTGATAGCAAATTCTTGCCTCTGCATCCGTGAGGCACCGTTGAGCCGGGCTCTCGACTCGGAAAGGTACAAACCGAAGGCTACGAACAGCTTGCTATTATGCCATCAAGATTGAGACAATCAGACTGCGGCACGACCATTTTTGCTATAAAGAAAGATAGAAATTGCACGGGGGGTCATCATGTCGCTGATCGAAAGAATCGAAAGTCCGGGCCAGAAGAGGATGCTCGCGATCGACGGCGGCGGAATCCGCGGCGTGCTTGCACTTTCGATATTGCAAAGGATCGAGGACATACTGAAGGCTCAATCGGGTCGCGAGGAATTTCGACTGGCGGACTATTTCGACTATATCGCGGGCACCAGCACTGGCGGCATTATCGCGGCCGGCCTATCGATTGGCATGTCCGTCCGCGATGTGTTGCAGTTCTATCTGAAGAATGGCGCACAAATGTTCGAAAGGGCTAGCCTGCTGCAGCGCCTGCGCTACAAATTTGAAAGCGAGCCGCTCGCCAGACAGCTGAAGAGTGTTTTCAGGGCAGACACGCAATTGGGCTCCGACAGGCTTCAGACTTTGCTGTTGCTGGTGATGCGCAACGCTTCAACGGATTCGCCATGGCCACTGTCGAACAACCCCTACGCCAAGTACAATGACCCCGGCCGGCCGGACTGCAATCTTCAACTACCGCTGTGGCAGCTTGTGCGGGCCAGCTCTGCCGCGCCTAGCTATTTTCCGCCCGAAGTGATCTCGCTGCCCTCCCAGAACAATGCGCCGGGCCGGCAATTCATTTTCGTGGACGGCGGCGTTACCATGTACAATAATCCCGCCTTTCAGATGTTTCTAATGGCGACGGTCGACCGGTACTGGTTGCGAAAGCCCGAGGCTCGGTGGAATGCTGGTGCAGACAACATGCTCTTGGTTTCGGTGGGCACTGGAACCAGCGCTGATGTGCGCACGGGTCTCAATCCTGACCAGATGAATTTGCTGTTCGACGCGACCACGATTCCATCTGCACTGATGTTTGCGGCGCTGAACGAGCAGGATCTGCTCTGCCGCGTTTTCGGAAGATGTCTTGCAGGGGACCCGATAGACCGCGAGACCGGTGACCTGATCGGCAGCGGGGGGCCACTGGCGACGACACAGAAGCTGTTCACCTACCTCCGATACAATGCGGAATTGACGCGTTGCGGACTTGATGATCTCGGCTGCAACGATGTCAATCCCGCCACCGTCCAGAAACTCGATTCCATCAGTGGGATTCCGGATCTTCAGAAAGTGGGCGAGCAGGTCGCGAAGTTGAGGGTCAGTCCGGCCCATTTCGCGGGCTTCCCCGCAAAATCCCGTAGCCGTCCAGTTTTCCAGTGAGTGTCCGTGCCAGGAGGTGGCTCGTCACAGGCTCGTCTGACGGGACAGGCCGCGTGTGTCGTGCTGCAATAGCGGCTTCTCTCTTGGAGCTGTTGAAACATAGAAGCTTCGTCGATTCCGTCGCGATATCGCCCGATGGCAAACGCATCTTGACTGTGAGCTTCGATAACAAAAACTGGATTGCACAGATCTTTCAGGTACCGGTCGAATATGGCGATCTTCAAGGCTTTGCCATGCGATCTTGTCGAGGTGGAGAAAGAATATGGACTTGAGGACCTGAAGCCAATCCGTGGCGAAAACGTACCGATGCCGTTCGATAAGTCAAAGGTTGAATTGAGCGTTGAGTGTCGCTTCAACGCGAACTGGATCTGGAACGCGGCCTCACTCGCCGAACAACAACCTTTCTGCAAGCCGGGCGTTCACTTCTCCGACCGTTTATTATTCGGGTAAAACAGCTCGAGAGAGTGCTGCAGTTTTTGTGAACTTCCGTCCCGTTGGAAGACTTGCGCAAAAATGTCAAATTCACCCCAGCCAAACGAGCGCAGGCTGAATTTGGATGCGCGGTCATTAATGGTACGCACGGGATTGGCAAAGGTCGGATGCAGCGTGTAGACGACTTTTTCGATGTCATCGAGTTCCCTGGAAGCTCCCTCGATCCACACCGACCAGCGCCACCAGTCATCTCCCTGATATTCGCTCTTCTGCCTGATGCGGACGGTCACTTCTTACCTCTTAGATGAACGCCAATTATCCTCTTAGATGAACGCCAATGGCATTTGTGCTTTCATACGCTGAGACCCAGCTGCGCCCCTGATGTTCGATCACTACCTGTATGAGAGCATCCTTTGGAACGCGTTTGGCCTCCACGAAGAGCCCCTGCCCGATCGGGGCTACAGACGCCGGTTGAAGAGGAAGCTCGTCTCCGTTCAGGCGGACCCTGTAGAAGCATCTGAATTCGGGTTTGCGATGGATCGGCCAGATCTCCTGGACGCGTTCGTCAGGCATGAGTTGCAAGGTGACGCTGATATCCCGGTGCCATTCATGCAGAAACTCTGCAATCCTCACCAAACATTCGTCACGTCTGGCTTCCTCGTAACTGATGCGCTGGTGACCGCCGGCGATTCCCTCCTGGGGATCGACACCTTGTTCACGAATTTCGACTGCCGGGATTGGCACTGCAAGGGCGGTCGCAATTTCATCTAGAACCCAACGATGGGTTGTCCACATCCCCCGAGCACCCTTGGCCCTTTGCGTAGCGAATCCAAGCAGGGCGGACGAAGTGCGGATGCTGTTTCTCACACCCTCCGTGATCATTCCGTCAATGATTTCGCCACTAACGACCTCGTCGCCGAATGAGCGAATCAGACGATAAACAAGGTCTGGAATCCACTTGTCTCGCTCGTTAAAGCCATGCGCGACGAAAATCCGCATCTCAATTCTCTCTGATGCTTCGTCCAATTGAGGGAAAGCAATTACAGGATACCGGTTTTCTTCCGTCTCACAATCCTTGCCCGTGTTTTTAGCCGGATCGCTCGATTAGGGCAAACGAACTGTCTGCATTCGCCGCCTGGTCCTGGCCAAACAAATATTGGCGCCACGACGGATGAATCCAGAATGCCAGTTTGGACCGTGTGAACGACGTCCGCAGATTAAAATACTGCCTAGACGCAATTCACCGTTTCGTTTCGTTATAGTATGCTGATCCCGGTCGTCCATCAGGAGAGAATAATGGCCAGCATCGATGACGTCATTAGCATCCCCCCGACGCTTCTCGGTTCGAGTCTGCTCCGTGGCGAGGAAGGAACATTCGGGTCGTCCCGTGACGGGGGCAAAACACATCAAGGGATAGACATTGTCGCGAACCAGAGCTCAGCTGACAAGAGCATCTACCAAGTTCGTGCGACTGCGGCCGGACAGATAGCTTATGCGCGAACAAACGGTTCAGTAGCAAAACCTGGATATGGTTACACGGTCGTCGTCGACCATCTG includes:
- the tnpC gene encoding IS66 family transposase, which codes for MNRPGEPTVEELMARIAALRAENRQLTERVVKLEEELALARLHRFAPRSEKHIDRLFNEAEQAADEDAADNEDGDVVVLPDTGLPASEGATGKKRGRKALPENLPRERVEYDLPDAQKACPCCRHQMHRMGETVTEQLHIEVKAKVLQNVRFKYACRHCDRTGISTPVVTAPMPTQPLPGSIATASTLAFALVHKYVDGTPLYRLAQAFERAGVPVSRGALGHWVIGSSEKHLSRIYDALKLRLRSQPLIHGDETTVQVLKEMDREAASTSYMWAYRSGQDSDEPIVLLEYQPGRGQIHPQAFLGDYRGIVMSDGYSAWRTLEGATHLGCMAHSRRRFVDALKARKKGGGPPEQALRFFEQLYRVERQARNEIPDDGETRDHCIRRFRQQHSVPILHALKAWLDDIAPKVLPDSKLGDAVSYTLNQWGYLTRYTEDGSMPIDNNLLERDIRIFATGRKSWLFSDTVDGAKASAIVYSLMLTCRACGVEPLAWLRHVLTELPQRPENVAIDDLLPFNFLKAAAA
- the tnpB gene encoding IS66 family insertion sequence element accessory protein TnpB (TnpB, as the term is used for proteins encoded by IS66 family insertion elements, is considered an accessory protein, since TnpC, encoded by a neighboring gene, is a DDE family transposase.), whose amino-acid sequence is MFRLGADLKVYLHREPIDFRAGINSLAVLVQETMALDPFAPAVFAFCNRRRDRMKLLFFDRSGFVLVLKRLTEDKFRWPRREAAVVTLTTEQLHWILDGIDIDAMVRHPVRQYQVAG
- the tnpA gene encoding IS66-like element accessory protein TnpA; translation: MEEDDQKLQVRLVGRNGRRRYDPASKDRLVSACLEPGVSVSRLALEHGVNANLLRKWIKKRTETQSLPPSSSPAFIPVQIESTSDRVLLRQSSMAAVDLPATCDEVHGSEAKRAALFSSPAKVSASLPNGVKLTLECGDVDALTATIGALGHVQTGR
- a CDS encoding site-specific DNA-methyltransferase, yielding MAVIRTKKQVDRLEAINAKADRRLASLSDIARHSPSSQPGEKPSLSPATHSPVIEQIPPARLKPHPSNAKTHSKKQIGQIARSVKRFGFQSPVIINADNVVLAGHGRIEAAKLLGLALIPCLRVTGLSDAEERAFVIADNKIAANGGWDRGILAESLHALMLDLPQLEIPDDLSITGFESGEIEAILSDHELSAADPADDIGVAPAGSPIVTRRGDLWLLGDHRLVCGDARDPASVDKLMAGKCADVAIIDPPWNVEVTGHIGGRGKTRHAEFAFASGEMNGRQYRRFLAASLKRLMAACKDGALIYVFIDWRHIEVLCEVGRTAGLVLRNICIWNKTTPGQGSFYRSAHELVVVFQKPGAAAVNNIALGKFGRSRTNVWTFASPNKFKDTNDPLSGHPTPKPVTMIAEAIKDASHRRGIVLDSFLGSGTTILAAEKVGRLGYGIEYEPVYCDLSIRRWQAFTGKDAVLSTTGQTFDEIAAAAQPNGPPAILKAPFSV
- a CDS encoding pYEATS domain-containing protein, with the protein product MTVRIRQKSEYQGDDWWRWSVWIEGASRELDDIEKVVYTLHPTFANPVRTINDRASKFSLRSFGWGEFDIFAQVFQRDGSSQKLQHSLELFYPNNKRSEK
- a CDS encoding patatin-like phospholipase family protein; translated protein: MSLIERIESPGQKRMLAIDGGGIRGVLALSILQRIEDILKAQSGREEFRLADYFDYIAGTSTGGIIAAGLSIGMSVRDVLQFYLKNGAQMFERASLLQRLRYKFESEPLARQLKSVFRADTQLGSDRLQTLLLLVMRNASTDSPWPLSNNPYAKYNDPGRPDCNLQLPLWQLVRASSAAPSYFPPEVISLPSQNNAPGRQFIFVDGGVTMYNNPAFQMFLMATVDRYWLRKPEARWNAGADNMLLVSVGTGTSADVRTGLNPDQMNLLFDATTIPSALMFAALNEQDLLCRVFGRCLAGDPIDRETGDLIGSGGPLATTQKLFTYLRYNAELTRCGLDDLGCNDVNPATVQKLDSISGIPDLQKVGEQVAKLRVSPAHFAGFPAKSRSRPVFQ
- a CDS encoding terminase large subunit domain-containing protein, producing the protein MTHSSGRFDRNLLDAALRTDFAAFIEAAFHLLNPGTDYAPNWHIDAIAHHLELVRLGTVRRLIITMPPRSLKSLSASIALPAFIHGHDPTRSVIGVTYAQDLSNKLSREYRSLIASPFYRRLFPQTRTDARKDSESEVTLTAKGGRLSTSVGGTLTGRGADFIILDDPLKAQDASSSAKRDALNNWYGSTLVSRLNDKETGAIVIVTQRLHSDDLIGYILAQSESWTVLDLPAIADQTVKISIGGGAYHMFRKDELLHPARESRTVLDDLRKELGSEAFAAQYLQQPVPPGGAMFQRAWIQRYSNAPSFTFGDEIIQSWDTAAKTSPDNDWSVCTTWLRREGNHYLLHVHRERLNYP
- the terL gene encoding phage terminase large subunit → MELARRYEPLMVLVEDTGVGIGLVPELRNEGVNVWPVKAVDSKEVRASLQTAMFEGGRVYFPKQATWLDAFEAELFAFPGGRHDDQVDSVVQALAYKPIGSVTRTIAIPM
- a CDS encoding helix-turn-helix domain-containing protein; the protein is MDVRQLVAWNLRRLRVANNISQDELALRAEVESAYVGHLERATKNPTIETLERLADALKAPISELFVEPSHDQKRPEPLRAGRRRGER
- a CDS encoding DUF5681 domain-containing protein; this translates as MTKSRKNPDAEIGYGKPPREYRYPKGVSGNPRGRPKKHQTVGEKFEAALNRMMTIHEADGPRQISVFDGVVHAAFAAALRGNLRAIDLVLRLYERYRDDAATTIDPKDLSAADRKILDNYMRRVQTRAASSSSPVPSNSDEEEKD